One window of the Lytechinus pictus isolate F3 Inbred chromosome 5, Lp3.0, whole genome shotgun sequence genome contains the following:
- the LOC129261943 gene encoding uncharacterized protein LOC129261943, which yields MIGKIPFSVVFISTLVEIQVVWVMSQELPVQHGVQFVGIGYNILEGNPEGGDLTTGGVDPGLLVSRRIFQFTFDQGHKTADQLNRIPDEVAFVRRSSAFQKSSLTTFYGTESYASKLAAQVEVGGGYKGATASVQFAASARYQDVKKKTSGKGSVFLSKESISNFGEARYRTELLRTGNHLLTTGFVADACLLPETYTEETQQQYMEFMDDWGTHVVIRVSLGMKEGEHYEENRSSFVNFAATNVGGSISASGAYMGFSASLSVDMESFNSDMNSDTQFGKTGSSYRIGSETLNEPISIELIAMPEIFESEYWTGLDNYISKEHCTSSFNPAKVKENMDKALLGFAKWREIDNSTNPSIRIPLTWPDGKYGLPRPYNGCPSRDWEKGSRLQVGLPNNENIFNIIDTNMYFAGWVWTDTSRQEFCIKTVPEIQGSRWQWQPGSYCIYRYGSGCPQGFTSSYIDWNYGDGVHLVDEGVVPAGTQTKQEFCCRADNAASQAIYLPTDSNFMLLTVYDTCQQVNGMSVKKVWLYLATDQTTEHEPQDGGPGPMVDTDIVTLNFCYYYTDSDDIVFSNEKKDTRIKVEAQKLLNANVNAAMG from the exons ATGATTGGAAAAATACCCTTTTCTGTAGTGTTCATTTCGACGCTGGTAGAAATCCAAGTTGTTTGGGTTATGTCACAAGAACTTCCAGTCCAGCACGGCGTCCAGTTTGTGGGAATTGGCTACAACATTTTAGAAGGGAATCCTGAAGGGGGCGACTTGACCACTGGAGGGGTCGACCCCGGTCTTTTAGTCAGTCGGCGGATCTTTCAGTTTACTTTTGACCAGGGGCACAAAACCGCCGACCAACTGAATCGAATTCCTGACGAAGTTGCGTTTGTCAGGCGAAGTAGCGCCTTCCAAAAATCATCCCTTACAACGTTCTATGGTACGGAAAGCTACGCTTCAAAACTGGCTGCACAGGTTGAAGTAGGGG GTGGATATAAAGGCGCCACAGCTAGTGTTCAATTTGCTGCAAGTGCTc GTTACCAAGATGTGAAAAAGAAAACTTCTGGTAAGGGATCAGTGTTCTTAAGCAAAGAGTCCATATCAAACTTTGGGGAAGCACGCTACAGGACAGAACTATTGAGAACAGGGAATCATTTACTCACTACGGGCTTTGTGGCTGACGCGTGTCTGCTACCAGAAACCTATACCGAAGAAACACAGCAGCAATACATGGAATTTATGGACGACTGGGGAACG CACGTTGTAATTCGAGTCTCTCTGGGAATGAAAGAAGGCGAACACTATGAAGAAAATCGATCATCCTTCGTCAACTTTGCAGCTACAAAT GTAGGAGGCAGCATCTCTGCTTCTGGTGCCTATATGGGATTCAGTGCGTCCTTATCGGTAGATATGGAATCTTTCAACAGTGATATGAATAGTGACACTCAGTTCGGCAAGACGGGATCAAGCTACAGGATAGGAAGTGAGACATTGAATG AACCTATAAGTATCGAGCTGATAGCCATGCCGGAGATCTTTGAGTCAGAATACTGGACTGGATTGGATAACTATATATCTAAAGAGCACTGTACTTCTTCTTTTAATCCCGCTAAAGTGAAGGAAAACATGGACAAGGCTTTGCTGGGGTTCGCCAAATGGCGCGAAATTGACAATAGCACAA ATCCATCCATTAGAATTCCTCTGACGTGGCCGGATGGGAAGTATGGCCTTCCTAGACCTTACAATGGATGCCCTTCAAGAGACTGGGAAAAGGGATCTCGCTTGCAAGTAGGACTACCTAACAATGAGAACATCTTTAACATTATTGACACAAATATGTACTTTGCTGGTTGGGTTTGGACGGACACATCGAGACAAGAATTCTGCATAAAAACCGTTCCAGAAATCCAAGGTTCGAGATGGCAGTGGCAGCCTGGTTCATACTGCATTTACCGATACGGTTCAGGATGCCCACAGG GCTTCACTTCTAGTTACATAGACTGGAATTATGGGGATGGCGTACATTTGGTCGATGAGGGCGTGGTTCCTGCTGGAACACAGACTAAACAAGAGTTCTGCTGCCGAGCAGATAACGCCGCGTCACAGGCAATATACTTACCCACCGATTCCAACTTTATGCTATTGACAGTATATGATACCTGTCAACAA GTCAACGGTATGAGTGTGAAAAAAGTGTGGCTTTACCTTGCGACTGACCAGACGACCGAACACGAGCCTCAGGACGGGGGTCCTGGGCCTATGGTGGATACAGATATAGTGACATTaaacttctgctactactacacTGATTCTGATGACATTGTGTTCTCTAATGAGAAAAAGGATACACGGATTAAAGTGGAGGCACAAAAATTACTAAATGCCAACGTAAACGCAGCAATGGGATGA